In Streptomyces sp. NBC_01231, the sequence GACGGGGGCGGCGCACAACCCCGGCCGGGTGGGGTGCCTCTTGAGCGGAGGGGTGCTCCACCCGGCCGTTTCGTGTCCCGGGAACGGTCAGACGTCCTGGCCCTTGCCGCCGCCCTTCGACACCTTGATGCCCTTGGTGACGTCGTCGAGGACGGACTGCTTCTCCTCGACGTCCACGCCGAAGCGGACGACGACGATCTGCTGGGCGTCGGCGGGGGAGGGGAAGGCCAGGGACTGGACGTACCCGTCGGAGCCCTTGCTCGTGACCGCCTTCCAACGGACCAGGTAGCCCTTCTGCCCGGCCACGGTCACCGCCTTGGACGCCAGCACGTCGTGCGAGGTGATCTCGCCGTAGCCCGAGCCGTAGGACTCCTTGGCATTGGCCGAGATGTCGGCCTTAGCCACCTCCTCGGCCGTGGCCCCCTTGGTACGGAGCGCCAGCGCGGGCGCGGAGTACGCGCCGCCCTTCGTGCACTTCTGGGAGGTGTCGCCGGGGCAGCTGTAGGAGTCCTTCGACGTGAGCTGCGCGCCGACCGAGAGCTCCTGGCCGTACCAGCCGTCCGGGATCGGCAGGCTGATCCCGTCGATCGCGTCGGTCACCGAGCCGCTCTCGATCTTCGGTGCCTCGGACTGGTCGGGCCCGGGCGACCCGTCGGGCCGGGGCGACTGGCCGCCGGAACCGCCGGAACCGCCGGAACCGCCCGAGCCGCCGGACCCTCCCGAGCCGCCGAAGGGGCCGCCCGGCCCTGGCCGCGAGTCGGCGGTGTCACTGGCCCCGCTGTCGCCGCTGGACAGGGCGTACACGCCCACGCCTATGCAGGCCAGGACCACGACGGCCGCGCCCACGGCGACGCCGGCGCGCAGCCCGCGCCGTGAGCCACTCGGTGGCTGGGCCGGGTACGCCGGGTAGCCGGGGTACCCGGGATGCTCCGGGTACGGCCCCACGGCCGGCGCCTGCGGCGGGGGACCCCATGCGGCGGCCGATCCCGTCGGACGGGTCTGGTCCGTCCATGCCTTACCGTCCCACCAGCGTTCGGTGGCGGGAGCGTCATCTGTCTGCCCCGGGTCGGGATACCAGCCGGGAGGAGTCGCCTGCGTCATACCCCCACCGTATGAGCACTCGGTGAAAGAGGGATGAGAGGGACCCCGGTCGGCCCGTTTCCGGCCGAGATCAGTCCGGTACGAGCCGCCCCGGCCGCTTGCTCCTGGGCAAGGGCCTCCCCTCCGGCAGCGAAGGCCTTCTCCCTCCCGTGAACGGGCATTCCTGACTGCTGGTCAGGTTTCATGACCGCTGGTCACGGGCAGGGCGCGTCGACCGCCGTACCCGACGTCACCCGTCACGGCAACAGGTGCCCGGACCGGGCTCCGCTTCGGCGGCGGGACGGCTACGCTCGAGTTCTGTACGCCGTTCGGGCGACGTTGGGGAGGTTGGGGGATGACGGAGGTACAGCCCACGACGGCCGTCTCGGCCGCCCTGTGGGAACGCGACGCGGAAGTCGACTCCGTCGTACGGGCGGTTCGGGACCTGCGCGCGGACAGCGCCTCCTCGGGCAGGCTGCTGGTGATCCGGGGCGAGGCCGGCTTCGGCAAGACGGCCCTGCTCGCCGAGACCCGCCGCATCGCCGAACGGCTCGGCTGCACGGTGTGGTCGGCGCGCGGCGGCGAGACCCTCAGGTCCGTCCCCTTCAACGTCGTACGTCAGCTGTTGCAGCCCGCCCTGGTGTCGCTGATGCCGGAGGAGATACGCGAGTACCTCGGCGACTGGTACGAGATCGCCGGCCCCGCCCTCGGCCTCACCGAGCCCGGCGAACGCCAGGCCGACCCGCAGAACGTGACCGACGGCCTGGTCGCCGCGGTGCGCCGGCTGGCCCGGCGCGACTGGCCACTGGTGCTGCTGATCGACGACGCGCACTGGGCCGACCAGGAGACCCTGCGCTGGCTCGCCGCCTTCGCCGAGCGCCTCGACGACCTGTCCGCGCTGGTCGTGGTGGGCCGCCGCCCCGGCGAGGTCAGCGGCGAGAGCGCCCGGCTCCTCGACGCGATCGCGGACACCGCGGGCGCCCCCGCCACCACCCTGAGCGCCCTCACCCCGCAGGCGACCGCCGGCCTCACCCGCGCCACCCTCGGCGACCACGCCGACGCCCCGTTCTGCCGGGAGGTGTGGGCGGTCACCGACGGCAACCCGTACGAGACCGTCGAACTCCTCGCCAAGGTGCGCGACAGCGGGCTCCAGCCCTCCGAGGGCGCGGCGGGCGAACTGCGCGCCCTGAACCGCGCGGCCCGCGGCGGCGGTCTCGTCGCCCGCCTGGAGGAACTCGGCATCGACGCCACCCGGTTCGCCTGGGCGGCCGCGATCCTCGGCACCGACATCTCCGTCGACCTGGTGGCCAAGCTCGCCACCCTGAGCCGCGCCGAGGCGGTGTGCTGTGCCGAACTGCTGTGCAGCGCCCGCATCCTGACCACGTCCGACCCGGCGAACGCCCAAGTGGACGACGGCGACCTGGAGTTCGTCCACCCGCTGATCGCCACCGCCGTCTACGACTCCATCCCGCCCGCCCTGTGCACCGCGATGCACGGCATCGCCGCCCAGGTCGTCACCGACTCCGGGCGCGGCGCGGCGGCCGCCGCCCGTCACCTCCTCCAGGTCCACCCGGACGACGACGACGAACTCGTCGAGCAGCTGCGTGAGGCCGCCCGCGACCACCTCGCCGTCGGCGCCCCCGACGCGGCCCGCCGCTGCCTCGAACGTGCCCTGCTGGAACCGCCGTCGCCGGAAGTGCACGCGCGGGTGCTCTACGAACTCGGCTGCGCCACCCTGCTGACCGCGCCCGCGCGGACCATCGACCACCTCCAGACCGCGCTCGCCATGCCGGGCCTGGACGACGCGGAACGCGTCGACGCCGTCTTCCGCCTCTCCCAGGCGCTCTTGCACAACGACCAGCTGGAGGAGGCCGTCCGCACGGTCGAGACGGAGGCCGCCCGGCAGGTGTCCGGGCCCGCCCGGATGCGGCTGCAGGCCGTGCAGTACATGTGGGAGGGCATCCACGCGGGCGAGACGGCCTCCCCGGGACGCTCGCAGCGTCTCGCCGAACTCGCCAGGACCTGCGCCGGCCGGGACAACGCCGAGCGCGCCCTGCTCATCCTGCGCGGCTTCGACGCCATGACCCACGGAGAGAACGCCGAGGAAGTCGTCGAACTGTCCGACCGCGCCCTCGTCAACGGCCTGCTCGCACCCGGCCTCGGCTGGACGGACACCGAGTGGGGCGTCGAACTCCCCATGATGCTGGCCTCCTCGTACGCCTACACCGACCGACTCGACCGCGCGGAGAGCCTGTTCACCCAGGCCCTGCGCGCCTACGAGTCGTCCGGCTGGAGCGGCGGCCACCTCGCCCTGGCGCACGCCTACGTCGGTCTCGGACACCGCAGGCGCGGCCGGCTCAGGGAGGCGGAGGCGTCCCTGCGCGAGTCGCTGCGCATCGCCGAACGCGTTGGCCGCGGGCTGCCGCTGTACTGGTCGGCGACCTGCAACCTCGTCGACACCCTGCTCGCCCGCGGCCATGTCGACGAGGCCTGGTCGATCGCCGTGCAGTACGGCTTCGCCCCGCCGTACCCGTCCACGATCGTGCTGCCCGACCCCCGCTCGGTACGCGGCCGTCTCCTGCTCGCGGTCGGCCGCACCAAGGACGGCGTCAACGAACTGGAGGCCGCCGAGAAGGCCGCGGCCGCGCGCGGCCACCACAACCCGGTACTGGTCCCGTGGGCCGTCGACCTCGCCCGCGCCCTCGCCGTGGAGGACCCGGGCCGCGCCGCGCGGCTCGCCACCGAGGCCCGCCGGCACGCCGAGCGCTTCGGCACGGACACCGCCATAGGCGAGGCCCTGCGCTGCGCGGCCGCCCTGGAAACCGGTCAGCGCGCGGTCCGGCTGGCCGGGCAGGCGGTCACCTATCTGGAGGCCTCGCCCTGCCAGTACGAACACGCGGCGGCCCGTGTCGAGTACGGCATCCTGTCCCGCTCGGCCGGCGAACTCGACCGGGGCCTGGCACTGGCGCGTTCCTGCGGGGCGGACGGGCTGGCGGACCGGGCGAGCGCGGCGCTGGAGGCCGTGCGCGGGCTGCGATAGGTAACTGGGCAGAGGGACGGTCGTGTTGACGACGCGCTCCTGAGACCACGACCGCCAGAGGCACACCGCGGCCCGCCGTCCGGGGCCGGCACCGTCGGGGTCACCCCGCGGTGCCGTCCTCCTCCGCCAGCACCCGCTGGGCCGTCGCGAAGGCCGAGTTCGCCGCCGGGACCCCGCAGTACACGGCCGTCTGCAGCAGCACCGCGCCGATCTCGTCCGGAGTGAGCCCGTTGCGCCGGGCCGCCCGCACATGCATGGCCAGCTCGTCGTAGTGGCCGTGCGCGACCAGCGCCGTCAGTGTGATCATGCTGCGCTCACGGCGGGTGAGGGTCTCGTCGGTCCAGATCTCGCCCCACGCGTAGCGCGAGATGAAGTCCTGGAACCGTGCGGTGAAGGGCGTCTGCCGGGCCTGCGCCCGGTCCACGTGGGTGTCGCCGAGCACCTCACGCCGCACCTTCATGCCCCGCGGGGCGGGCCCTCGGAGGTGGGCCCGCAGCGCTGTCAGTACTGCCTCCGGGCACTGCGCGGGCGCCAGGTGCGAGGCGCCCGGAAGCTCGACGAGCGTGGCGCCCTCGACCGCGTCCGCGATCTCCCGCAGATGCGCCGGCGGGGTCGCCGGGTCCTGTCGGCCCGCGACCAGCAGGGTCGGTGCGGCGATGTGGTCCAGCCGGTCCCGCAGGTCGAACGCGGCCAGCGCGTCGCAGCAGGCGGCGTACGCCTCCGGGTCGGCGTTCCGGTGGTCGCGGACGAGGTCTGGCACGGTGAACCCGGGCGTGAACCAGCGGGCGTCGGCGCCCTCCACGAGCCACTCCACGCCCTCGCGCCGGACCCGCTCGGCCCGCTCCTGCCACGGCTTCGCGCCGTTGAAGTGGGCCGAGGAGCAGATCACCGCCAGCGACGCCACCCGCTGCGGATGGTGCACGGCCAGATGCAGTCCGACCGCGCCGCCCAGGGAGACGCCCGCGTACGCGAACCGGTCGATACCGAGGGAGTCGGCGAGCGCCAGCACCAGGTCGGCGAGGTCACCGACGCTCGCGCCCGGCCCGATCAGGTCGGCCGCGGAGCCCCCGTGCCCGGGCAGGTCCCAGCGGACCACCCGGTGGGTGACGGACAGCTCGGGGGCGACCTTGTCCCACAGGGCGTACGACGTGCCCAGCGAGGGCCCGAGCAGCAGTGGGGGAGCGGTGGCGGGCCCCTCGGTACGGTGGTTGAGAAGTTCGGCGGTCAACGTCGCTCCAGAGCACGGTCGGTGAGGGCTGCGGCGGCACCCGTGTAGCGGGCGGGGTCGGTGAGCCCGTCGAGGTCGAGGTCCTTCAACTCCGGTTCCTCGGCAAGGAGTTCACGCAGAGTCCG encodes:
- a CDS encoding DUF2510 domain-containing protein, with translation MTQATPPGWYPDPGQTDDAPATERWWDGKAWTDQTRPTGSAAAWGPPPQAPAVGPYPEHPGYPGYPAYPAQPPSGSRRGLRAGVAVGAAVVVLACIGVGVYALSSGDSGASDTADSRPGPGGPFGGSGGSGGSGGSGGSGGSGGQSPRPDGSPGPDQSEAPKIESGSVTDAIDGISLPIPDGWYGQELSVGAQLTSKDSYSCPGDTSQKCTKGGAYSAPALALRTKGATAEEVAKADISANAKESYGSGYGEITSHDVLASKAVTVAGQKGYLVRWKAVTSKGSDGYVQSLAFPSPADAQQIVVVRFGVDVEEKQSVLDDVTKGIKVSKGGGKGQDV
- a CDS encoding AAA family ATPase, producing MTEVQPTTAVSAALWERDAEVDSVVRAVRDLRADSASSGRLLVIRGEAGFGKTALLAETRRIAERLGCTVWSARGGETLRSVPFNVVRQLLQPALVSLMPEEIREYLGDWYEIAGPALGLTEPGERQADPQNVTDGLVAAVRRLARRDWPLVLLIDDAHWADQETLRWLAAFAERLDDLSALVVVGRRPGEVSGESARLLDAIADTAGAPATTLSALTPQATAGLTRATLGDHADAPFCREVWAVTDGNPYETVELLAKVRDSGLQPSEGAAGELRALNRAARGGGLVARLEELGIDATRFAWAAAILGTDISVDLVAKLATLSRAEAVCCAELLCSARILTTSDPANAQVDDGDLEFVHPLIATAVYDSIPPALCTAMHGIAAQVVTDSGRGAAAAARHLLQVHPDDDDELVEQLREAARDHLAVGAPDAARRCLERALLEPPSPEVHARVLYELGCATLLTAPARTIDHLQTALAMPGLDDAERVDAVFRLSQALLHNDQLEEAVRTVETEAARQVSGPARMRLQAVQYMWEGIHAGETASPGRSQRLAELARTCAGRDNAERALLILRGFDAMTHGENAEEVVELSDRALVNGLLAPGLGWTDTEWGVELPMMLASSYAYTDRLDRAESLFTQALRAYESSGWSGGHLALAHAYVGLGHRRRGRLREAEASLRESLRIAERVGRGLPLYWSATCNLVDTLLARGHVDEAWSIAVQYGFAPPYPSTIVLPDPRSVRGRLLLAVGRTKDGVNELEAAEKAAAARGHHNPVLVPWAVDLARALAVEDPGRAARLATEARRHAERFGTDTAIGEALRCAAALETGQRAVRLAGQAVTYLEASPCQYEHAAARVEYGILSRSAGELDRGLALARSCGADGLADRASAALEAVRGLR
- the pcaD gene encoding 3-oxoadipate enol-lactonase — encoded protein: MTAELLNHRTEGPATAPPLLLGPSLGTSYALWDKVAPELSVTHRVVRWDLPGHGGSAADLIGPGASVGDLADLVLALADSLGIDRFAYAGVSLGGAVGLHLAVHHPQRVASLAVICSSAHFNGAKPWQERAERVRREGVEWLVEGADARWFTPGFTVPDLVRDHRNADPEAYAACCDALAAFDLRDRLDHIAAPTLLVAGRQDPATPPAHLREIADAVEGATLVELPGASHLAPAQCPEAVLTALRAHLRGPAPRGMKVRREVLGDTHVDRAQARQTPFTARFQDFISRYAWGEIWTDETLTRRERSMITLTALVAHGHYDELAMHVRAARRNGLTPDEIGAVLLQTAVYCGVPAANSAFATAQRVLAEEDGTAG